A window of the Helianthus annuus cultivar XRQ/B chromosome 4, HanXRQr2.0-SUNRISE, whole genome shotgun sequence genome harbors these coding sequences:
- the LOC110933144 gene encoding LOW QUALITY PROTEIN: cytochrome P450 81Q32 (The sequence of the model RefSeq protein was modified relative to this genomic sequence to represent the inferred CDS: inserted 1 base in 1 codon), whose product MEVPYLYISLLLLLLASYLFRRKSANLPPTVFPVLPIIGHLYLLKPPLHRTLAKISAKYGPVLLLQLGFRRVLLVSSPSATEECFTKNDIIFANRPHMLFGKIIGNNYTTLIWSSYGENWRNLCRIASLEILSTRRLNEFHDIRVDECRLMIRKLMSDSNPVNMKTVFYELTLNVMMRMISGKRYFGGDIAATEEEGTRFRKIMDETVLLASAANIAXVPILSWLGGKGLEKKLVALQEKRDRFFQGLIEQLRRSKGETKNTKKKTTIEVLLSLQESDPEYYTDQMIRNFVQVRSLL is encoded by the exons ATGGAGGTTCCATATCTATACATctccctcctcctcctccttctaGCTTCATATCTCTTCCGTCGCAAATCCGCCAACCTCCCGCCAACTGTCTTCCCAGTCCTCCCGATAATCGGCCATCTCTACCTCTTGAAACCACCACTCCACAGAACCCTTGCCAAAATCTCCGCCAAATACGGCCCCGTCCTCCTCCTCCAGCTCGGATTTCGCCGCGTCCTCCTCGTTTCCTCCCCTTCAGCCACCGAAGAATGCTTCACCAAAAACGACATCATCTTTGCAAACCGCCCTCACATGTTATTCGGTAAGATCATTGGCAACAACTACACTACTCTCATATGGTCTTCCTATGGCGAAAACTGGCGCAACCTCTGCCGCATTGCTTCACTCGAGATCTTATCAACTCGTCGTCTCAACGAGTTCCACGACATACGTGTTGATGAATGCAGGCTTATGATCCGTAAACTGATGTCCGACTCTAATCCAGTGAATATGAAGACAGTTTTCTATGAACTGACTTTGAAtgtgatgatgaggatgatttcTGGAAAGAGGTATTTCGGTGGAGATATTGCAGCCACGGAGGAGGAAGGGACGCGGTTCAGGAAGATAATGGACGAGACGGTTTTGCTCGCCAGTGCTGCTAACATTG CCGTACCGATCTTGAGTTGGTTGGGCGGGAAAGGGTTGGAGAAAAAGTTGGTTGCGTTGCAAGAAAAGAGGGATCGGTTCTTTCAAGGGTTGATCGAGCAACTTAGAAGATCAAAAGGGGagacgaagaacacgaagaagaAGACGACGATTGAAGTGTTGTTATCGCTACAAGAATCTGATCCTGAATACTACACTGATCAAATGATTCGAAACTTTGTCCAGGTAAGATCTCTTCTCTAA